One Triticum dicoccoides isolate Atlit2015 ecotype Zavitan chromosome 5B, WEW_v2.0, whole genome shotgun sequence genomic window carries:
- the LOC119306397 gene encoding non-specific lipid transfer protein GPI-anchored 2-like produces MAARTMSSSSSILLVAAVAALLVASASAQSGCTAALVGLYPCLNYISGNETAPTKSCCSQLSSVVQSQPQCLCSALGGDSSSLGGMTINKTRALELPKACNVQTPPASKCNGGGTAPGAATPTTPEVQIPAGSGSKTTPSAYLQENSGSSLQGPAGLVLALAAAAVYAVSSL; encoded by the coding sequence ATGGCGGCGAGAACCATGTCAAGCAGCAGCAGTATCCTGCTGGTCGCGGCTGTGGCGGCGCTGCTGGTGGCGTCGGCATCGGCGCAGTCCGGGTGCACGGCAGCTCTCGTCGGCCTGTACCCGTGCTTGAACTACATCAGCGGCAACGAGACGGCGCCCACCAAGTCCTGCTGCTCGCAGCTGAGCTCCGTCGTGCAGTCCCAGCCGCAGTGCCTCTGCAGCGCGCTCGGCGGCGACTCGTCGTCCCTCGGCGGCATGACCATCAACAAGACGCGCGCGCTCGAGCTTCCCAAGGCGTGCAACGTGCAGACCCCGCCGGCGAGCAAGTGCAACGGCGGTGGCACTGCTCCTGGCGCCGCCACGCCGACCACGCCCGAGGTGCAGATACCGGCAGGGTCTGGATCCAAGACGACCCCGTCGGCGTACCTGCAGGAGAACAGCGGCTCGTCACTCCAGGGCCCGGCTGGGCTGGTGCTCGCCCTCGCGGCTGCTGCGGTCTACGCCGTGTCCTCTCTGTGA